Below is a genomic region from Prochlorococcus marinus str. MIT 0918.
CCTTGATTGATAATTTTAGATGGATTTAAAAGGTCCTCAGCCCAAGGTCTTAATGGGCCTCTTAACCAATCTCCTATAGGGATTGCAAAGCCTGCCTTAGGACGGTCAATTAAATCTGGGGGAACATATTTATATAATATTTGTCTCAAAGCCCATTTAGAATTATTGTATTTTAAATTGGGGTTTATTTTAAGTGAATGAGGTAATCGTGCTGAAACATTAAAAACATTATGATCAAGAAATGGTGCTCTTGTTTCTAAACTCACATTCATAGAAGCTCTATCAACCTTGGTCAATATGTCATTAGGTAGATAATTAAGTGTATCCATCAACATCATTTTCAAAGCGGGGTTATCAGAAGCAGATTTAGGTAATTCGAAATCTAAAGGAGAAGGTGCTTTGTTTACAATCTGATCTTGGCTAGAAGTAATAATTTGAGCTGTAGAATCCTCACAGACTGTTACTAGGGATATATAAAGATCATCTATAGAATTAATATATTTTAGCCTCTTTGAGAGTTTATACACCTTATTACTCAATTGACTTACCGGTAGATATAGCCCTAGGAGATTCCAAAATTGGGGTGGGATTAATAATAATAATTTCCCTAGTATTCTTCTTAAAGAGAACGGAATCAATGAGATCTTTTTCCATAAAGAAGGTCCATAAATATGCCTTACATAACCACCAAATAATTCATCAGCACCATCTCCAGATATAGCAACCTTAAGACCATTATCTATTGCGAGTTTACTTACTAAATATGTTGGCAATTGAGAAGAATCTGCAAATGGCTCAGAATATATGCTGGGCAAATTAACAATATTATTAATTATTTCTTCTGGCTGAATAATGAGTTGAGTATGATCAGTTCCTAAATAATTAGAAACAGATTTAGCATAATCAGATTCATTCAAACTATTATCTTTAGTTCCAATTGTAAATGTTTTAATAGGTTTTATACTATTTTTTTGAAGCAACGCAGTTATTAACGATGAATCAATACCACCAGACAAAAATGTTCCTATAGGGACATCTGAAACGCTCTGCTGTAAAACAGACTTGGTAAGCTTCTCTTCTAAGATTTCTAAAGCATAGTTATCATCTGTGTATTGATTCTGGCTAAGCCTTTGATATTCATCTAAAAGATTCCACCAACATGATCCTTCAAGTGAATAATTAACTATAGGAAATTTTAGTTTGAATAGGCTGCCAGGCTGTAATTGTAAGATTCCATTATAAATGGAGTTTGGAGCTGCAATAAAAGTAAATCTTAAAAGCTGGGCCAATGATGATCTATTTATTGAATTATTAAAAAAAGGAAGAGATCTAAATGATGAAAGTTCAGAGCTAAATATAAAAGAGCGATGAGATTGATCTCCAGTAAATCCATAGTAAAGCGGCTTCTCTCCAAATCTATCGCGAATTAATGTTAGTTCTTTATTTAGTTTGTCATATAAACCAATTGCAAACATACCAGTAATTTTCTTTAAAGTTTTTTCTAATCCCCATATTTGAACTGATGCAAGCAATGTCTCAGTATCACTATGGCCTTTCCATGGATAACCAGCAAAATCTTTATTTATCTCATGCCTAATATCTTGATGGTTATATATTTCTCCATTAAATGAAATTATAAATCTTTTATCAAGACTTTCCATTGGCTGATTACCAGTTGAACTTAAATCAATTATTGAAAGCCTATTATGAACAAAGCCAAATGATTCCATCTCGTCTATATAATAGCCTCTGTGATCTGGTCCTCTATGATCTATAGATTCACCCATAGATTCAAGATAGAAATGAATATCAGATTGAGCCTTTGAATTAAAGCAATATATTCCAGCAAATCCACACATCCTAAAAATCTACAGTTATTAATTATTATAAAGGCTTTAATTGAATTTCACAATCATATTAAATGTTTATAAGTTTCTAATAAATAATTAAATTTATAACTCTATAAATCAAATTGGAACAAAATTATTATCAACATTTTCAACGATTAGATCTCTGATTTCGTCTACAGTAAGAAAAGATGAATTTGTCCCAGAGTTATATGAAAAACCTTTTGGAACAGGCTCAAATTCTCTATTTAAATCCTTATATATATTTAATAATTTACAATCTGAGGGTAGTATTGCATAATATTTTCCAAGGTCCAAAGTAGAGAAACTATCTGATTTGGTAATCATTTCTTCATGTATTTTCTCACCTGGCCTGATCCCTACTATTTGTGTTCTGCAATTTGGGCCAATTGCTTCAGCTAAGTCCAATATTTTATAACTAGGTATTTTAGGAACAAATAACTCACCTCCCAAACAATTATCTAAAGACCAAAGGACCATATCCACGCCCTCATTTAAAGAGATATTAAACCTGGTCATGTCTTCATCAGTAATAGGAAGAAGTCCTGCTTTTGCTTTCTCAAGGAAAAAAGGAATTACTGATCCCCTAGATCCCATTACATTGCCATAGCGAACAATTGAAAGACGAATATCACTATCACCTACTACATTATTTGCTGCCACGAATAATTTGTCGGAGCATAATTTAGTTGCTCCATATAAATTGATAGGAGCTGCTGCTTTATCAGTACTTAAAGCAATAACTCTTTTAACATTAGAGTTTAAACAAGCATGAATAATATTTTGTGAGCCTATTATATTAGTCATAATAAACTCTGTTGGGTTATATTCAGCTGCTGGAACTTGTTTCAAAGCAGCAGCATGAATTACAAAATCTATTCCCTTCAAAGCCCTTTGTAATCGATTATAATCCCTAATATCACCTAAAAAGAATCTAAGCTGTGGATATTTATCTGGAGAGAAGACCTGTTGCATCTCCCATTGCTTTAATTCATCCCTACTAAATATTACTAATCGTTTAATATTTGGATATAAATTTAAAACCTTAGAAACAAATGCTTTACCAAAGCTTCCTGTTCCACCAGTAATAAGGATTGAAGAATCTGAATTTAATTTCATATATTTTAATAGTGCATGAGCTAACTGAGCATAGTCTCTGGAGGGCCTTCTGAGTGAACAGTCCCCTTCTCAATTCTTATAACACGATCACAGTTCTCGACACTACTTAATCTATGAGCAATTTGAATGATTGTAAATTTACGGCTAAGGCTATCGATTGCATGCATGAGAGACTTTTCCGTAAGATTGTCTAATGAACTAGTAGCTTCATCAAAAACAATAATTTGAGCATTTTTATATAGAGCCCTAGCTATACCAATTCTCTGTCGCTGACCTCCGCTAAGGCTTACCCCTCTTTCCCCAACAATTGTTTTATATCCTTGAGGTGTACTAATTATAAAGTCATGTAGTTGAGCCTTCTTGGCAGCTAATGTGGCCTTCTCTAAATCAATAGAATCAAATGCTACCCCTAATGCAATATTTTCAGCGATAGAAGAATCTGTAAGAAATATATCTTGAGGTACGTGAGCAATAATAGATCTCCATTGATATAAAAAGCTTTTATCACTTTGAGAATGAATATCCTTACCGTCTACTATAATTTGTCCATTAGTAGGTTTTAATAAACCTATGAGAAGATCTATAAAAGTACTTTTTCCACTTCCTGTTCTGCCAATAATACCTAATCGTTCGCCTTCTTGAATACTAAGATTAAATGAACGAATTACATTAGAAAGATTTTTCTCATATTGATAAGAAACATTTTTAAAAATGATTTTATCCTTCAAATGTAATTGATTACGCTTAATAATTAATGACTGAGAAGTTATAGGTTTTTCTATTAGATTAATAACATTCTCCAAACTAGTAATTGCACTATTACATTGAGCCCAGCCTTCATAAACCTTTTGCGAGTTGGGCAATAACCTTTGAGCCCCTAATGCCAATGCTCCTAGGATAGGTAAAGTCTTATCTAATCCTCCTTCTAATGAAAGGTAATAGGCTATGAATGCAATTATTACCATCGAAATAGGCTCTAATAGCATCCTAGGATAGAGAGAGATAAATCTAGAGTTTACTTCTGAAATTCTTAATCTTCTATCAACTTTCTCATAAGAAGATGTATAATGTAGCTGCGTATTATTTAAAATAATATCTCTTATAGCTCCTAATGATTCTTGAATACTTTTAATCTGCCTGATCCTATAATCGACTTGTTTTCTACTCATTCGTTGTAAAGGTTTTCTACCATTAGCTATGGCTAAATAATAAATAATTAATATAAATAATGCTGCAAAGATGGCTGATTGCCAATTTATAACTAACAAGGTTACAATTATACTAAATGATATAACAAACGAGCTAATTAATTGTAGTAAAGGATTGAGAACTAAACTTATTACATTTGCAATATCATCCTTAATAGAATTAATACTCTTACTGCTATTTTTTGAAATGTGAAAAGCGTATGGCTGATAGAGTGTTCTTCTTAAAGATTCTAAACTCAAATCAGATCCAACTGATGCTGAAATCCTTCCATTTAGATAGATATTAAATAGTCGAATTAACCCAGAGAGAATTGCTGTAGCACTAAAAAGCAAACAACATGGCAATAAAAGTTGATCATAATTTCTAATTCCAATTAAATGTGAATATTGTTGTATAAAAGGTTGGCTCCATAAATATTCTGGATTAGCTAATACCTGTAGCAAAGGGATCACGGATGCAAGGCTAACAACTTCAGACAAACTACTTATAAACATTATTATAATTAATATATATATCTGTTTTTTCCTCTTTTGATTTTGCATACGCCATAATCTAATTAAGAGTTGTATTAACTTCTTACTTTTAGCTTGTTTAATATTCATTAGGGAAATGAATTAACTATATTCTAATAGGGTTCAATTCCCTTGGTACATATCCTTTTAAATCAATAATAAAGCCATCTTTTTCTAAAACTGCCTTCCATTTTAATACAGGCAAATCAACAAAATTCTGATGTCGAACTGCCGCAATAACTACTGAATATTTTTTTTCAGGATGAAAATCTTTTAAAACATTTATATTATATATTTCTTTTGCTTCTTGTGGGTCAACATAATTATCAATTAAATCTGTAACAATAGAATATTTTGCCAATGAATTTACTAAATCAGCAACCTTTGTATTTCTTAAATCAGGGCAATTTTCTTTAAAACTAAGTCCTAATATTAAAACTTTATTGCCCCCTATAGTTAAACCTCTTTTTGACATTTCAATAAGTAACTGTTCAATAATCCAATCGCTCATACCATCATTCATACGCCTACCAGCTAATACTACTTGTGGGCTATATCCAAGCTGTTCTGATTTGTAAGTTAAATAATAAGGGTCAACACCTATGCAATGTCCACCAACAAGACCTGGTCTAAAGTCAAGAAAATTCCACTTACTGCGAGCCGCATCTAAAACATCCAGGGTGTCAATCTCCATCTTACGAAATATCATTGAAAATTCATTAACAAGAGCAATATTTAGATCACGTTGGGTGTTTTCTATCACTTTTGCAGCTTCAGCTACTTTAATACTTTTTGCTTTATATGTTCCAGCTTGGATAATTGAACCATAAAAATTATCAACCCAATTAGCGGCTTCAGAATTACTACCACTAGTTACCTTAGTAATAGTTGTTAATTTGTGTTCTTTATCTCCTGGGTTTATTCTTTCTGGGCTATACCCACAGCAAAAGCCTTTTCCTTGTTCTGGGCTATTTAGAGCTAAGCCTGATTCTTCAAGTATAGGAATACATACTTCTTCAGTTGCTCCAGGGTAAACAGTACTTTCATAAATAATTATCGGTGTATTTTTCTTATCTATAAACTCTTCCTTGTTTTTCATTGCGCAAAGCGCTAAAGAAACAGTTTTACTTGCTTTCTTTAAAGCTGAGAGATCAGGTCTTTTTAAAGAATCAATAGGTGTCGGGACAGTAATTATAAAAACATCTGCATCAGAAAGCAAACTAATTTCATTAGTAAAGATTAAATCTTTAGCCTCATTAAAATCATTTTTTGATACTTCATTTGTTCTATCATAAAAATTATTTAATTCCTTTAGTCTATCTTTATTAACATCAAATCCTATAATTCTTCTTTGTAGTAATTCTCCCGTTAATAAACATTTTTTTGACTTGGAAAGTTCAATTGCTATAGGCAACCCGACATATCCCAATCCCATTACGGCAACAGTGCAACTAGTTAATTCAGGAAACTTCATCTAGATAATATATCTTATCTATATAGCTTTGTAAAACTCTAAATACCAACTTACAAACTTTTTAATCCCATCACTTATTGATGTTTTAGGTCTAAAGTTAATATAACTTTCCAACTCATTTGTTTCAGCAGCAGTCATTGGTACATCACCTGGCTGCATTGGCAAGAATTTTTTTGTAGCTTTTTTACCTAATGACTGTTCTAAAGCCGAGATGTAGTCCATTAAAGGGACTGGGTTTGAATTGCCAATATTGAAGATACGATATGGACACCAACTTTTATGAGGTTCTGGAAATTCCTTATCAAACATAGGGTCTGGAGAAGGAGGTTTATCTAATAAAAGAAACAAGCTCTCTACAATATCATCTATATAAGTAAAATCTCTAGTCATTTCACCATGATTAAAAATCTGAATAGGCTCATCAGATAAAATTGCTTTAGTAAATAGAAATAAAGCCATATCAGGTCTCCCCCAAGGACCATAAACAGTAAAGAATCTCAGTCCTGTTGTAGGAAGTCCATATAAATTACTATAAGTATGTGCCATTAGTTCATTAGCTTTTTTGCTAGCGGCATACAAACTCATAGGATGATCAACTGAATCTTTTTCAGAGAACGGGATTTTTTCATTACCTCCATAAACCGAACTACTACTTGCATAAAGAAGATGTTGGACATTGCTATGGCGACAACACTCAAGTATATTTGCAAATCCGACTATATTTGAATCAATATATGCAATGGGATTTTCTATCGAATAACGAACTCCTGCTTGAGCAGCAAGGTTAATAACAATTGATGGTTTATAAATATCAAATAGCTTATTAAGACCTTCTCTATTTACTAGATCATCCTCAACAAATTCAAAATTCATGTCTTTTTTAGATACGTCTTTTAAGATCCCTAAACGTGCTAGCTTCAAATTTCTATCATAATATGAATTTAAATTATCTAAGCCAATAACAAAAATTCCCTTGCTAATCAAATATTTAGAGAGATGAAAGCCAATAAAGCCAGCTGAACCAGTCACCAAAACAGCCTTTTTCATTTTATTGGCAAATTAAAAAATCATTCGTATTCTATCAAATCAAATAATATTAATGACCAGAATTATTTTAAAATATCTATAAATCTGACACTTTTAAAGCAAAAAATAATCAAAATATGCTGAAATAATTTTTCATTGAAATAATAGTATTAGAATTTTAATCCATTTTAATAACATCTTAGATTAATTATTAATACCAACCTAATTCTTAATATATATAATTTCTATTAAACTCAAAATAAAGTTGCGGGCATTTCATTTCATATAATCTATAATATTTATAAAAATCATTATTCTTCATAACTGTAGTAAAAAACTTTACTTTTTTTTCAAGAAGCAAGACTAATCTTTAGATCATTATGGAGCCAAGCGGATTTGAACCGCTGACCCCCTGCATGCCATGCAGGTGCTCTACCAGCTGAGCTATGGCCCCGTAATTATATTTTGCCTTGATATTAAGCATATAAAAAATTATGTAAAAATCTTTAGATTCTTGTAATGTTTTAATTTCTCTTAAAAAACACTAGGACTTGCAAATTCCTAATCAGTCTTTATCAAATAACTTCCTGTCTGATCAACCCAAGCAACTGGAAGATTTCTCTAGTGGAAAAATCAAACCATATTGAAAAAGTTAATTATTCAATTAAGAACATTGGTTATATAAACTATCCAATTATTGCTAATTTAACAATGCATAAAAATTAATCTAAATAATTTACATTATATTAATCATGATAAAATTAAATTATACAATTAATTCTAATAGAATAGCTTATCTAATATATAATATTTAATTTAAAACCAGTTCTTAATTTTTTAGATTTAAAAAATTGACCTATATCTTGAATGCCTTCTGCAGAACTTATATATAGATCGAGATTAAAATAATCATTAAATAGTCTTCTTAAAGCAAACGTATAATTTGTCTCTGATGAGTCAAGTATTGCTAGGTTGAGTTCTGATATGAATTGATATTTCTCAGCCAATTGAAGATTTGTAGAAACCCCAAAACTACTTAAAGCCCCATAGCCACTCCAAGCTATTTTAGGATTATAATTAATTGCTAAAGACTTATTTATATCATAAGTATTAATTAGCTCATAAAACATATACCCTTGTTTAGATTCCTGATTTCTTCCTACACTAATTCTAGTAGAAAGCCATGAATTACTTCCTCTTAATGGACTAAGCAAAACAAATTTACCGCCTATTCGTGTATTAAAATTTTCTGATCCCATAAAGGAGTTTGCAAATCTTTTATTTGCACCATTACGATTCTCTACATTAGAAAAAGAACCTAAATTCAGCACTTCTAGTTGAAAAGCATTAGATAACGAATGTCCTAGTTTAATAAAGAAATTACTATAATTATCAATATTGCTAGATAAAATCGTTGAGCCTCGCGGAGGTACTAATGCTGTAGCAACTGTTAAACCAGAATTACTTAAAGATCTTTCTCGAGTTGTTAAGGTCCTCTGAGGCGAATCTATCAGGCCTGGCCTATAATTTATACCAGCAAAATAAAGTGGCTGATTATCTGAAGGTATTGTAAGAGTAGATGTAGAAGGAGTTGCTCCAAAGCCATTTGTAATACGTCCCTCTATGCCTATAATAGGATTTACATTCCAATTAATTCCTAAATTATAAATATTGCTTTTATTAAATTGCAAGCTTGA
It encodes:
- the asnB gene encoding asparagine synthase (glutamine-hydrolyzing), yielding MCGFAGIYCFNSKAQSDIHFYLESMGESIDHRGPDHRGYYIDEMESFGFVHNRLSIIDLSSTGNQPMESLDKRFIISFNGEIYNHQDIRHEINKDFAGYPWKGHSDTETLLASVQIWGLEKTLKKITGMFAIGLYDKLNKELTLIRDRFGEKPLYYGFTGDQSHRSFIFSSELSSFRSLPFFNNSINRSSLAQLLRFTFIAAPNSIYNGILQLQPGSLFKLKFPIVNYSLEGSCWWNLLDEYQRLSQNQYTDDNYALEILEEKLTKSVLQQSVSDVPIGTFLSGGIDSSLITALLQKNSIKPIKTFTIGTKDNSLNESDYAKSVSNYLGTDHTQLIIQPEEIINNIVNLPSIYSEPFADSSQLPTYLVSKLAIDNGLKVAISGDGADELFGGYVRHIYGPSLWKKISLIPFSLRRILGKLLLLIPPQFWNLLGLYLPVSQLSNKVYKLSKRLKYINSIDDLYISLVTVCEDSTAQIITSSQDQIVNKAPSPLDFELPKSASDNPALKMMLMDTLNYLPNDILTKVDRASMNVSLETRAPFLDHNVFNVSARLPHSLKINPNLKYNNSKWALRQILYKYVPPDLIDRPKAGFAIPIGDWLRGPLRPWAEDLLNPSKIINQGFLNPSMVNKTWEKHLNTHKNSPYKIWTILMWQAWLEKWT
- the pseB gene encoding UDP-N-acetylglucosamine 4,6-dehydratase (inverting), which produces MKLNSDSSILITGGTGSFGKAFVSKVLNLYPNIKRLVIFSRDELKQWEMQQVFSPDKYPQLRFFLGDIRDYNRLQRALKGIDFVIHAAALKQVPAAEYNPTEFIMTNIIGSQNIIHACLNSNVKRVIALSTDKAAAPINLYGATKLCSDKLFVAANNVVGDSDIRLSIVRYGNVMGSRGSVIPFFLEKAKAGLLPITDEDMTRFNISLNEGVDMVLWSLDNCLGGELFVPKIPSYKILDLAEAIGPNCRTQIVGIRPGEKIHEEMITKSDSFSTLDLGKYYAILPSDCKLLNIYKDLNREFEPVPKGFSYNSGTNSSFLTVDEIRDLIVENVDNNFVPI
- a CDS encoding ABC transporter ATP-binding protein codes for the protein MNIKQAKSKKLIQLLIRLWRMQNQKRKKQIYILIIIMFISSLSEVVSLASVIPLLQVLANPEYLWSQPFIQQYSHLIGIRNYDQLLLPCCLLFSATAILSGLIRLFNIYLNGRISASVGSDLSLESLRRTLYQPYAFHISKNSSKSINSIKDDIANVISLVLNPLLQLISSFVISFSIIVTLLVINWQSAIFAALFILIIYYLAIANGRKPLQRMSRKQVDYRIRQIKSIQESLGAIRDIILNNTQLHYTSSYEKVDRRLRISEVNSRFISLYPRMLLEPISMVIIAFIAYYLSLEGGLDKTLPILGALALGAQRLLPNSQKVYEGWAQCNSAITSLENVINLIEKPITSQSLIIKRNQLHLKDKIIFKNVSYQYEKNLSNVIRSFNLSIQEGERLGIIGRTGSGKSTFIDLLIGLLKPTNGQIIVDGKDIHSQSDKSFLYQWRSIIAHVPQDIFLTDSSIAENIALGVAFDSIDLEKATLAAKKAQLHDFIISTPQGYKTIVGERGVSLSGGQRQRIGIARALYKNAQIIVFDEATSSLDNLTEKSLMHAIDSLSRKFTIIQIAHRLSSVENCDRVIRIEKGTVHSEGPPETMLS
- a CDS encoding nucleotide sugar dehydrogenase, with the translated sequence MKFPELTSCTVAVMGLGYVGLPIAIELSKSKKCLLTGELLQRRIIGFDVNKDRLKELNNFYDRTNEVSKNDFNEAKDLIFTNEISLLSDADVFIITVPTPIDSLKRPDLSALKKASKTVSLALCAMKNKEEFIDKKNTPIIIYESTVYPGATEEVCIPILEESGLALNSPEQGKGFCCGYSPERINPGDKEHKLTTITKVTSGSNSEAANWVDNFYGSIIQAGTYKAKSIKVAEAAKVIENTQRDLNIALVNEFSMIFRKMEIDTLDVLDAARSKWNFLDFRPGLVGGHCIGVDPYYLTYKSEQLGYSPQVVLAGRRMNDGMSDWIIEQLLIEMSKRGLTIGGNKVLILGLSFKENCPDLRNTKVADLVNSLAKYSIVTDLIDNYVDPQEAKEIYNINVLKDFHPEKKYSVVIAAVRHQNFVDLPVLKWKAVLEKDGFIIDLKGYVPRELNPIRI
- a CDS encoding NAD-dependent epimerase, coding for MKKAVLVTGSAGFIGFHLSKYLISKGIFVIGLDNLNSYYDRNLKLARLGILKDVSKKDMNFEFVEDDLVNREGLNKLFDIYKPSIVINLAAQAGVRYSIENPIAYIDSNIVGFANILECCRHSNVQHLLYASSSSVYGGNEKIPFSEKDSVDHPMSLYAASKKANELMAHTYSNLYGLPTTGLRFFTVYGPWGRPDMALFLFTKAILSDEPIQIFNHGEMTRDFTYIDDIVESLFLLLDKPPSPDPMFDKEFPEPHKSWCPYRIFNIGNSNPVPLMDYISALEQSLGKKATKKFLPMQPGDVPMTAAETNELESYINFRPKTSISDGIKKFVSWYLEFYKAI